A genomic stretch from Maledivibacter sp. includes:
- the miaB gene encoding tRNA (N6-isopentenyl adenosine(37)-C2)-methylthiotransferase MiaB — translation MERKETTISPNELEFANQKMQEMRMKNEEEFKETGKKKKYLTKTYGCQMNEHDSEKLAGMLTNMNYIECDDNKDADLIIFNTCCVRENAELKVYGNLGQLKHLKKKNPDMIIAICGCMMQQPHVVAEIKKKYPFVDLIFGTHNLHNFPVLLSNCKQTDNMLVEVWDAEGEIIEGLPSIRKYGLKAFVNIMYGCNNFCTYCIVPYTRGRERSRDPRDIIDEVKELVEKGTKEITLLGQNVNSYGKTLEEDMDFADLLCRVNEVKGLERIRFMTSHPKDISIKLIKAIRDCDKVCEHIHLPVQAGGNDVLKAMNRKYTREKYLKLIKDTREIIPDISITTDIIVGFPGETEEEFDHTLELVEKVRYDNSFTFIYSIRKGTPAAEMEDQVPDDVKHERFNRLLKILHQGVKERNLDLKDHVVEVLVEGVSKNDENILMGRTRTNKVVNFDGPKELIGNLCHIKITDPKTFSLYGELVE, via the coding sequence ATGGAAAGAAAAGAAACAACCATATCACCAAATGAATTAGAATTCGCAAATCAAAAGATGCAAGAAATGAGAATGAAAAACGAAGAAGAGTTCAAAGAAACAGGCAAGAAAAAAAAATATCTTACTAAAACCTATGGCTGTCAAATGAACGAACATGATTCTGAGAAGTTGGCTGGTATGTTGACCAACATGAATTATATAGAGTGTGATGATAACAAAGATGCTGATTTAATTATTTTTAATACCTGCTGTGTTAGAGAAAATGCCGAATTAAAGGTATATGGAAATCTAGGACAACTTAAACATCTTAAAAAGAAGAATCCCGATATGATTATTGCTATTTGTGGATGCATGATGCAGCAACCCCATGTGGTTGCAGAAATAAAGAAAAAATATCCCTTTGTTGACTTAATATTTGGGACCCATAATCTTCATAATTTCCCTGTACTGCTTTCAAACTGCAAGCAAACTGATAATATGCTTGTTGAAGTATGGGATGCAGAGGGAGAGATTATAGAAGGTTTACCAAGCATTAGAAAGTATGGACTTAAGGCATTCGTAAATATAATGTATGGATGTAATAATTTCTGTACTTATTGTATAGTACCCTATACACGTGGTAGGGAAAGAAGTAGAGATCCTAGGGATATTATAGATGAAGTTAAGGAATTGGTTGAAAAAGGAACGAAGGAAATAACATTATTGGGACAAAATGTAAATTCCTACGGAAAAACTTTAGAAGAAGATATGGATTTTGCAGATTTGCTTTGCAGGGTAAATGAAGTGAAGGGCCTAGAGAGGATAAGATTTATGACATCCCATCCAAAGGATATTTCAATCAAGCTTATAAAGGCCATTAGGGATTGTGATAAAGTATGTGAGCATATCCATTTACCCGTTCAGGCTGGTGGAAATGATGTGCTTAAGGCTATGAATAGAAAATATACTAGGGAAAAATACTTAAAGCTAATAAAGGATACTAGGGAAATAATACCGGATATAAGTATAACCACGGATATTATAGTTGGTTTTCCTGGGGAGACAGAGGAGGAATTTGACCATACCCTAGAACTGGTAGAAAAGGTTAGATACGATAACTCTTTCACCTTTATATACTCTATTAGAAAGGGTACACCAGCAGCAGAAATGGAGGACCAAGTACCCGATGATGTTAAGCATGAGAGATTTAACAGACTATTAAAAATATTACATCAAGGGGTTAAAGAAAGAAACCTAGATTTGAAAGATCATGTGGTAGAGGTATTAGTGGAAGGTGTAAGTAAAAATGATGAAAATATACTGATGGGTAGAACTAGGACAAATAAGGTTGTAAATTTTGATGGACCAAAGGAATTAATAGGTAACCTTTGTCATATAAAAATAACAGATCCAAAGACCTTTTCATTATATGGAGAGCTTGTAGAATAG
- a CDS encoding methyl-accepting chemotaxis protein → MKLKTRLISLNLGIFILISGLTMGYLMLNSYKNEKEIKIESVSLQTKHIANEMEAILDDALDYTKAIADILVHMKKSNATDRNIVNQMLEEALKHNENYIYTWAVWEPNAFDGNDIEYINSPGSDHSGRYLPCWGRSGDTLILETCEEYNTNDYYTVPKTTKKAFISEPATYKLDGKEVTTITFSQPIIVDGQFLGVAGLDISLNRLTEINSKVKLFDSGFGRLINNKGIILAHPDPSRINKIGGEFEGEEGAKYLEKVVMGESFKSTSLSKSMEQDVYKFYTPISFQGFDLKWSYTTIVPLKELMAETNRAIIFMIIIAFIGTLVMGVVLHHNSNYAVRSILVLSQIIQRLSTYDLTFDEKSEAVKFLKRKDETGEMTNALAKMQMNFHDLIKKSQDVAEKVAATSEELTATSQQSATSSEEVARTIEELAKGAMEQAQDTELGAGKINDLGELIKQNQSLMEDVSDASINVSTLADEGMIVIDDLTHKTEESGQATEEIFDVILRTNESSESISSASNMIASIAEQTNLLALNAAIEAARAGDAGRGFAVVAEEIRKLAEQSTNSTKEIDLIVNELTTNTENAVDKMKEVSGIISKQIESVKETENKYKEIIKAIEIAGGSVSTMNDSIKEMENRKADILEVIQSLSAIAEENAAGTEEASASTQQQSASMNEIAGASEHLSELAQVLQEELTKFKV, encoded by the coding sequence ATGAAGCTTAAAACACGATTGATATCTTTAAATCTTGGAATCTTTATACTAATATCGGGATTGACCATGGGATATTTAATGTTAAATTCCTATAAAAATGAAAAAGAAATAAAAATTGAAAGTGTATCATTACAAACAAAACATATTGCAAATGAGATGGAAGCGATTTTAGACGACGCTTTAGATTATACTAAAGCAATAGCAGATATTTTAGTTCACATGAAAAAAAGTAATGCAACCGATAGAAATATTGTTAATCAGATGTTGGAAGAAGCTTTAAAGCATAATGAAAATTATATATATACTTGGGCAGTGTGGGAGCCCAATGCCTTTGATGGAAATGATATTGAATATATTAACAGCCCTGGAAGTGATCATAGTGGTAGGTATTTGCCTTGTTGGGGTAGAAGTGGTGATACGCTGATATTAGAAACCTGTGAAGAATATAATACAAATGATTATTACACAGTTCCTAAGACAACAAAAAAGGCCTTTATTAGCGAACCTGCTACCTACAAGCTAGATGGCAAAGAAGTTACAACAATTACTTTTTCACAGCCAATTATTGTTGATGGACAGTTTTTAGGAGTAGCTGGATTAGATATTTCATTGAATCGATTAACAGAAATCAATTCAAAGGTTAAATTATTTGATAGTGGCTTTGGTAGACTAATTAATAATAAGGGCATAATATTAGCTCATCCAGACCCAAGTAGAATAAATAAAATAGGTGGAGAATTTGAAGGTGAAGAAGGGGCTAAATATTTAGAGAAAGTTGTAATGGGAGAAAGTTTTAAAAGTACATCATTGTCTAAAAGTATGGAGCAGGATGTATATAAATTTTATACTCCAATAAGTTTTCAAGGCTTTGACCTTAAATGGTCTTATACTACAATTGTTCCTTTAAAAGAGCTTATGGCTGAAACAAATAGGGCAATAATATTTATGATTATTATTGCATTTATAGGAACTTTAGTTATGGGAGTTGTGCTTCATCATAACAGCAATTATGCTGTACGATCAATATTGGTATTATCTCAAATCATTCAAAGACTAAGCACATATGACCTTACCTTTGATGAAAAAAGTGAAGCGGTTAAGTTTCTAAAAAGAAAAGATGAGACGGGTGAAATGACAAATGCATTGGCTAAAATGCAAATGAACTTTCATGATCTAATAAAGAAATCACAGGATGTGGCTGAAAAAGTAGCTGCCACTTCAGAAGAGTTAACAGCTACGTCACAACAATCGGCAACAAGTTCCGAGGAAGTTGCTAGAACAATCGAAGAATTAGCAAAGGGGGCAATGGAACAGGCCCAGGATACAGAGCTGGGAGCAGGTAAAATTAACGACTTAGGAGAACTTATAAAACAAAATCAAAGTTTAATGGAGGATGTAAGCGACGCATCTATTAATGTATCCACTTTAGCAGATGAGGGCATGATAGTTATAGATGACTTAACCCATAAAACCGAGGAAAGTGGACAAGCAACCGAAGAGATATTTGATGTTATATTAAGGACAAATGAAAGCTCAGAGAGTATAAGTAGCGCAAGCAATATGATTGCATCAATTGCGGAACAAACTAATCTTTTAGCACTAAATGCAGCCATAGAAGCGGCCCGTGCTGGAGATGCTGGGCGTGGCTTTGCAGTAGTTGCTGAAGAAATTAGAAAGTTAGCTGAGCAATCAACAAATTCTACTAAAGAAATTGACTTGATTGTAAATGAATTGACCACAAATACTGAAAACGCCGTTGATAAAATGAAAGAAGTTAGTGGCATAATATCTAAACAGATAGAAAGCGTTAAGGAAACAGAAAATAAATATAAAGAGATTATAAAAGCCATTGAAATAGCTGGAGGTTCAGTTAGTACGATGAACGATTCAATTAAGGAAATGGAGAACAGAAAAGCTGATATCCTAGAGGTTATTCAATCCTTATCCGCAATTGCCGAGGAAAATGCTGCTGGAACAGAGGAAGCATCCGCATCGACTCAACAACAATCAGCTTCAATGAATGAAATTGCAGGAGCTAGTGAACATCTTTCAGAGTTAGCACAGGTACTTCAAGAGGAACTAACAAAATTCAAAGTATAG
- a CDS encoding AraC family transcriptional regulator encodes MESTIEKLTAKSIKTYMRIVKRHPYHWHDAVTIVRVIKGVVKLRFRSKDYILKKNDLVIFNVGEIHELEGSMENLVLVTHIDASFCRLVIKEFDTTFILCNSVIYEKKMPKKYAVLRKLYDALLKDINDSKACTNNEYLFQCAVPMLKYLCKEFDFISGGQSLKMPGKKIIKRYKTIYQSAIKMNSNYGKISLKELAEHLDISYSHLKKDISVRYGHSYKWLKYASMVQHACKLILTTNDSIMHIGVVCGFSDPKYLIKYFKIFYKCTPSKFRSIYRDSPKGKNEYLEFSLKEFSGLDHGPRIF; translated from the coding sequence ATGGAATCTACAATAGAAAAATTAACTGCTAAATCCATAAAAACGTATATGAGGATAGTAAAAAGACATCCTTATCATTGGCATGATGCAGTCACTATTGTTAGGGTTATAAAAGGTGTAGTAAAATTAAGATTTCGTTCAAAAGATTATATCTTAAAAAAAAATGATTTGGTTATTTTTAACGTAGGTGAAATTCATGAACTTGAGGGTTCAATGGAAAATTTAGTGTTGGTTACACATATAGACGCATCATTTTGTAGGCTGGTTATTAAGGAGTTTGATACGACTTTCATTTTATGCAATTCTGTAATATATGAAAAAAAAATGCCAAAAAAATATGCCGTACTTAGAAAATTATACGATGCCTTGCTAAAGGATATCAATGATTCAAAGGCTTGTACCAATAATGAATATTTATTCCAATGTGCAGTTCCGATGTTAAAATATCTATGCAAAGAGTTTGATTTTATTAGTGGTGGTCAAAGCCTAAAGATGCCTGGCAAAAAAATTATTAAGAGATATAAAACCATATATCAATCAGCAATTAAAATGAATAGTAATTATGGCAAGATTTCCTTGAAGGAGCTGGCTGAACATTTAGATATTAGCTATTCTCACTTGAAAAAGGATATATCTGTTCGGTATGGTCATTCATATAAGTGGTTAAAATACGCCTCAATGGTGCAACATGCATGTAAGTTAATATTGACAACAAATGACTCTATAATGCATATTGGAGTGGTTTGTGGGTTTTCTGATCCCAAATATCTAATAAAGTATTTTAAAATATTCTATAAGTGTACGCCTTCAAAATTTAGGAGTATTTATCGTGATAGTCCAAAGGGAAAAAACGAATACTTGGAGTTTTCATTGAAGGAATTTAGTGGATTAGACCATGGACCCCGAATATTCTAG
- a CDS encoding HD-GYP domain-containing protein — translation MRLVPLSVIREGVFLAQNLYNSDGKILLVKGTKLSHRYINKIKDHGFYSVYIFDEYSEQELDDIIKPQIRRKAIDSISSIYNNSVVIEDPNTNEFKKKNLNNENQMGFEEIQKMAKLIVDDIFSQPKLLISLVDIKSLDTYTYNHSVNVGILALTLGIAYGLNRNDLYDLTLGCMLHDVGKIFVPNEILNKQGKLNGEEYSIIQDHCEKGFAYLRENTELGPKVRIIALQHQERYDGSGYPQGLKGDQINILSQIASIADVYDALTSDRPYRKALCPHEAIEYFMGSGGRFFNMDLVKSFLQRIIPFPIGTVVRLSNGFIGTVDNINHDMLLRPVIKVFKYNDEGISPFICDLSKETNIVIKNIVFEV, via the coding sequence GTGAGATTAGTACCATTATCTGTGATAAGAGAAGGAGTATTCTTAGCACAAAATTTGTATAATTCTGATGGAAAAATTTTGTTAGTAAAGGGTACAAAATTATCCCATAGATATATAAATAAAATTAAGGACCATGGATTCTATTCTGTATATATTTTTGATGAATATAGTGAACAGGAACTGGATGACATAATAAAACCACAAATAAGAAGGAAAGCTATAGATTCAATATCAAGCATATATAATAATTCTGTTGTTATAGAAGACCCTAATACCAATGAATTTAAAAAGAAGAATTTGAATAATGAAAATCAAATGGGCTTTGAGGAAATTCAAAAAATGGCTAAGCTTATTGTTGACGATATATTCTCTCAGCCTAAATTATTAATTAGTTTGGTCGATATTAAGAGTCTTGATACCTATACATATAATCATAGTGTAAATGTTGGAATCCTAGCCTTAACATTAGGAATAGCCTATGGACTTAATAGAAATGATTTGTATGATTTAACCTTAGGCTGTATGCTACACGATGTGGGAAAGATATTTGTTCCAAATGAGATATTAAATAAACAGGGAAAATTAAACGGTGAAGAATATAGTATTATTCAAGATCATTGTGAGAAGGGTTTTGCATACTTAAGAGAAAATACGGAATTAGGACCCAAGGTAAGAATTATTGCCCTGCAGCATCAAGAAAGATATGATGGTTCAGGATATCCTCAGGGACTCAAAGGGGATCAAATAAATATACTTTCTCAAATTGCATCAATTGCCGATGTATATGATGCTTTAACATCAGATCGTCCCTACAGAAAGGCCCTGTGCCCCCATGAAGCTATTGAATATTTTATGGGGTCAGGAGGAAGATTTTTTAATATGGATCTAGTGAAAAGCTTTCTACAAAGAATAATACCATTCCCTATAGGGACAGTTGTTAGGTTGAGCAATGGTTTTATAGGAACCGTTGACAATATAAATCATGATATGCTATTAAGACCAGTAATTAAAGTGTTCAAATATAATGATGAGGGCATCAGCCCCTTCATATGTGATCTATCTAAGGAGACAAATATTGTTATTAAAAATATAGTTTTTGAGGTATAG
- a CDS encoding pyridoxal phosphate-dependent aminotransferase, with translation MNLSKRVTGMQQSPIRKLVPIAENAKKQGKKVYHLNIGQPDIETPNEFFNAVKNFDEKVLKYSFSQGMPQLIDALIDYYKRYEINFEQDEILITNGGSEALLFSLIAVADHGDEVLIPEPFYTNYNGFSSAVGVNVIPMTTKATDGFHLPDKASIEKRITPKTKAILLSNPGNPTGVVYTTDEIQRIADIAKEYNLFVIADEVYREFVYDDLQYTSFGNIKEISDRVIIVDSISKRYSACGARIGSIASKNKDLINQILKLCQGRLCVPTLEQIGAVELYSVPQDYFDSVHDEYQKRRDIVFEALEQIPGVICKKPTGAFYVIAKLPVVDAEEFVIWLLKEFDVDNETVMMAPAEGFYATPGLGKDEVRLAYILNENDLRKAMNILKVGLEKYPNRK, from the coding sequence ATGAACCTATCTAAAAGAGTTACAGGAATGCAACAATCACCAATAAGAAAGCTTGTTCCAATAGCTGAAAATGCTAAAAAGCAAGGTAAAAAAGTTTATCATTTAAACATTGGTCAACCTGATATTGAAACTCCTAATGAATTTTTTAATGCAGTAAAAAATTTCGATGAAAAGGTCTTAAAATACTCTTTTTCACAAGGAATGCCTCAGTTAATTGACGCTTTGATTGATTACTATAAGAGATATGAAATTAATTTTGAACAGGATGAAATTCTTATTACGAACGGTGGTAGTGAAGCTTTACTTTTCTCATTAATAGCTGTTGCTGATCATGGTGACGAAGTATTGATACCTGAGCCATTTTATACTAATTATAACGGATTTTCTTCTGCCGTAGGGGTTAATGTTATTCCAATGACTACTAAAGCCACAGACGGATTTCATTTACCTGATAAGGCATCCATAGAAAAACGTATTACTCCTAAAACAAAGGCTATATTGCTGTCAAATCCTGGTAATCCAACCGGTGTAGTCTACACTACTGATGAGATTCAAAGGATTGCAGACATAGCAAAGGAATACAACCTATTTGTTATAGCCGATGAAGTTTACAGAGAATTTGTATACGATGACCTTCAATACACTAGTTTTGGTAACATTAAAGAGATATCAGATAGAGTAATAATCGTTGATAGTATATCTAAAAGATATAGTGCATGTGGTGCTAGAATTGGGTCAATAGCTAGTAAAAACAAAGATTTAATTAATCAAATCCTAAAGCTTTGTCAAGGTAGACTTTGTGTTCCCACATTAGAACAAATAGGTGCAGTAGAATTATATTCTGTGCCACAAGATTATTTTGACAGTGTACATGACGAATATCAAAAGCGAAGGGACATTGTATTTGAAGCCTTAGAACAAATACCCGGTGTTATTTGCAAAAAACCTACTGGTGCATTCTACGTTATAGCGAAACTTCCAGTTGTAGATGCAGAAGAATTTGTAATATGGCTATTAAAGGAATTTGATGTAGACAATGAAACTGTTATGATGGCTCCAGCTGAAGGCTTCTATGCTACACCTGGTTTAGGTAAGGATGAGGTTAGATTAGCATATATATTAAATGAAAATGATTTAAGAAAAGCCATGAATATATTAAAGGTCGGATTAGAAAAATATCCAAATAGGAAATAA
- a CDS encoding MerR family transcriptional regulator: protein MIDNKKRYSISEASELIGFANHVLRFYEKEFEIEVPRNRSGHRYYTYVEIEKFLYIKTLKERGLSNKQIKTILSSPEEIINMNEVAAASYSSNDKVENEVVAINTVDMDFTNNLSEIKNLLEEKLDGSFKSLSSTLVKELKSTLNDFDAGYKNEDKDTLISENARLKMKLKEKSYETANLREKLKKLENKRGSFFKKLFSDSKNRV, encoded by the coding sequence ATGATTGATAATAAAAAGAGGTACAGTATATCTGAGGCGAGTGAGCTTATCGGTTTTGCTAATCATGTTCTTAGATTTTATGAAAAGGAGTTTGAAATAGAAGTACCCAGAAATAGATCGGGACATAGATACTATACATATGTTGAAATAGAAAAATTTTTATATATTAAGACATTGAAGGAAAGGGGACTATCAAATAAACAAATTAAGACAATTCTTAGTTCCCCAGAAGAAATTATAAATATGAATGAAGTAGCAGCTGCTAGTTATAGCAGCAATGATAAGGTAGAAAATGAAGTTGTGGCTATTAATACTGTAGACATGGATTTCACCAATAATTTATCGGAAATTAAAAATCTTCTGGAAGAAAAATTAGATGGTAGCTTCAAAAGTCTTAGTAGCACTTTGGTAAAGGAATTAAAATCTACATTGAATGATTTTGATGCAGGTTATAAAAATGAAGATAAGGATACGTTAATATCTGAAAATGCTAGGCTTAAAATGAAACTAAAGGAAAAATCCTATGAAACTGCAAATTTAAGAGAAAAATTAAAAAAACTTGAAAATAAAAGGGGGTCTTTTTTTAAGAAGCTTTTTAGTGATTCCAAAAACCGGGTTTAA
- a CDS encoding protein-glutamate O-methyltransferase CheR, with amino-acid sequence MIGYEKFKEQVFRKTGINLSCYKERQMKRRIESLVKRNNFNSYDDYFNALNKDKVICNEFINYLTINVSEFFRNPEQWKVLNSQVIPDLLKNNGKRKLKIWSAACSTGEEPYSLVMTLSDFFDLKDIEIMATDIDKEAISKANLGLYSSKSIENTPERFKKKYFIKTGNSYKISEEIKKCVKFNNHDLLKDSYPNNCDLIICRNVLIYFTEEAKEKIYKGFNDALKNNGVLFVGSTEQIILPNRYNFKAIKTFFYGKG; translated from the coding sequence ATGATAGGATATGAAAAATTTAAGGAACAAGTATTTAGAAAAACAGGAATTAATTTATCATGCTATAAAGAAAGACAAATGAAAAGACGAATCGAATCCTTAGTAAAAAGAAATAACTTTAACAGCTATGATGATTATTTTAATGCACTAAACAAAGATAAGGTTATATGTAATGAGTTCATAAATTATTTAACTATCAATGTATCTGAGTTTTTTAGGAATCCTGAACAATGGAAGGTTTTAAATAGTCAAGTAATTCCTGATCTATTAAAAAACAATGGAAAGAGAAAACTTAAAATATGGAGTGCTGCATGCTCAACAGGTGAGGAACCATATTCTCTTGTAATGACCCTTAGTGATTTTTTTGATTTAAAAGATATTGAAATCATGGCCACTGATATTGACAAGGAAGCAATAAGCAAGGCCAATCTAGGTTTATATTCTTCAAAAAGTATCGAAAATACACCGGAAAGATTTAAGAAAAAATATTTTATTAAAACTGGGAACTCATATAAAATCAGTGAAGAAATTAAGAAGTGTGTAAAGTTTAATAACCATGATTTGCTTAAGGACTCATATCCAAATAATTGCGATTTGATAATATGTAGAAATGTTTTAATATATTTTACTGAAGAAGCTAAAGAAAAAATATATAAAGGATTTAACGATGCTTTGAAAAATAATGGAGTGTTATTTGTTGGAAGTACTGAACAGATAATACTTCCTAATAGATATAATTTTAAGGCTATCAAAACATTTTTTTATGGTAAAGGCTAG
- the rpsA gene encoding 30S ribosomal protein S1: protein MENNNNTFNELLEQEEKLFTVPRRGNIIKGKVVQVQKEEVVVNIGYKSDGIIPLNEFSNNTDIDPRDILKEGDEIDVYVIKSDDGEGNVVLSKKRVDAIKDWDVLNDVYGDKKTVTVKTGEAVKGGMIAYFNEIRGFIPASQLSNQYVENLNEYSGKELQVKVIEFDKSKNKAVFSHRIVLEKILEAKRKEFWSSIEKDIVMKGEVKRITNFGAFVDLGGVDGLIHISEMSWGRIKHPTEVLKIGDIVEVYVKDIDRDSGRISLSLKQAIKNPWSNIEEKYQLGDIVEGKVVKLVDFGAFVEIEAGVEGLVHISQISESRIAKSSEVLQEGEAVKVKILDIKVQDRKLSLSIKEAQATDDVEEYIVENTEEEKSTIGDILKSKED, encoded by the coding sequence ATGGAAAATAATAACAATACTTTTAATGAATTATTGGAACAAGAGGAGAAATTATTTACTGTTCCAAGACGAGGTAACATTATAAAGGGTAAGGTTGTACAGGTTCAGAAAGAAGAAGTTGTAGTAAACATTGGATACAAATCCGATGGAATAATTCCTTTAAATGAATTTTCCAATAATACTGATATTGACCCTAGAGATATTTTAAAAGAAGGGGACGAAATAGATGTATATGTTATAAAGTCTGATGATGGCGAAGGCAATGTTGTACTATCTAAGAAAAGAGTCGACGCAATTAAGGATTGGGACGTTTTAAATGATGTATATGGGGATAAGAAGACTGTAACCGTAAAAACAGGTGAAGCTGTAAAGGGTGGTATGATTGCTTATTTTAATGAAATACGTGGATTTATACCAGCTTCTCAACTTTCAAATCAATATGTTGAAAACCTAAATGAATACTCAGGTAAAGAGTTGCAAGTAAAGGTTATTGAATTTGATAAAAGCAAAAATAAAGCTGTTTTTTCCCATAGAATAGTACTTGAGAAAATATTAGAAGCAAAAAGAAAAGAATTTTGGAGCAGCATAGAAAAAGATATAGTTATGAAGGGTGAAGTTAAGAGAATAACAAATTTTGGAGCCTTTGTAGATCTTGGAGGAGTAGATGGACTTATTCATATATCTGAGATGTCTTGGGGAAGAATAAAACACCCTACTGAAGTATTAAAAATCGGTGATATAGTAGAAGTATATGTAAAGGACATTGATAGAGATAGTGGCAGAATATCATTAAGCCTAAAGCAAGCTATAAAAAATCCTTGGAGCAATATAGAAGAAAAGTACCAATTAGGTGATATAGTTGAGGGTAAAGTTGTAAAATTAGTAGATTTTGGAGCCTTTGTGGAAATAGAAGCTGGTGTAGAAGGATTAGTGCATATTTCTCAAATTTCTGAAAGCAGAATAGCTAAATCTTCAGAAGTATTGCAAGAAGGAGAAGCTGTAAAAGTTAAAATATTAGATATTAAAGTACAAGATAGAAAATTAAGTCTATCTATTAAAGAGGCACAAGCTACAGATGATGTAGAAGAGTATATAGTAGAAAATACCGAGGAAGAAAAGTCAACTATTGGAGATATTTTAAAATCTAAAGAAGACTAA
- a CDS encoding 4-hydroxy-3-methylbut-2-enyl diphosphate reductase has product MKIYVAQNSGFCFGVKRALNKTFEAVKKKEKNIYTYGPLIHNKQVIDKLRESGVESVDDIDHAKESTLIIRSHGIPLDIYDKAQIGNIEIIDATCPFVRRVQEIVKEYYDKGYKIIIIGNPDHPEVIGINGWCNNSATIVEDSNQIDNVEYNEKMCVVAQTTITLEKWNSIVNVLYKKTEELREFNTICLATKHRQESCADIAKKVDMMIVIGGYHSSNTQKLFEISKSYCDKSVHIETADELDFQSLQGCEKVGITAGASTPEWIINDVIKKIEGKGGE; this is encoded by the coding sequence ATGAAAATATATGTTGCTCAAAACTCAGGGTTTTGTTTTGGAGTTAAAAGAGCCCTCAATAAAACATTTGAAGCTGTTAAAAAGAAAGAAAAAAATATTTATACCTATGGACCATTAATTCATAATAAGCAAGTGATAGACAAGCTTAGGGAATCAGGGGTTGAATCCGTTGACGATATTGATCATGCTAAGGAGTCTACTTTGATAATTAGATCCCATGGTATCCCTTTGGATATATATGATAAAGCCCAAATAGGAAATATTGAAATTATTGATGCAACCTGTCCATTTGTAAGAAGGGTACAGGAAATTGTCAAAGAATATTATGATAAAGGTTATAAAATCATAATAATAGGTAATCCAGACCATCCAGAGGTGATTGGTATAAATGGATGGTGTAACAATAGTGCTACTATCGTTGAAGATAGTAATCAAATAGACAATGTAGAGTATAATGAAAAAATGTGTGTTGTAGCACAAACTACTATTACCTTGGAAAAGTGGAATTCTATAGTAAATGTACTATATAAAAAAACTGAGGAACTACGGGAATTCAATACAATTTGTTTAGCTACAAAGCATAGACAAGAATCCTGTGCAGATATTGCTAAAAAGGTAGATATGATGATAGTTATTGGGGGGTATCATAGTTCAAATACTCAAAAACTATTTGAAATAAGCAAAAGCTATTGTGATAAGTCTGTTCACATAGAGACAGCAGATGAATTGGACTTTCAGAGCCTTCAAGGGTGTGAAAAAGTTGGTATAACAGCTGGTGCATCGACACCAGAGTGGATTATAAATGATGTTATAAAAAAAATAGAAGGTAAGGGTGGCGAATAA